From a region of the Lentilactobacillus curieae genome:
- the rnc gene encoding ribonuclease III yields MIKGLDEMLNRDFNITINNTDLLDEAFTQASYVNEHKDQNLKFYERIEFLGDAVLQLVVSEYIFKRYERLPQGRLTRLRAAMVNEKSFSTFARECHFNEYIRLGKGEERANARNRDSLLCDIFESFVGALYLDQGKAAVEKFCHQVIFPKLDSGMFDEFFDHKTELQEVAQEDGPVDIDYDLVEEFGPANDRMFRVKVSIEDKEFGIGEGHSKKEAEQKAAQQALKHFDTTNMNLL; encoded by the coding sequence ATGATAAAAGGCTTAGACGAAATGCTTAATCGTGATTTTAACATTACGATTAACAACACTGATCTTTTAGACGAGGCGTTTACGCAAGCGTCTTACGTTAACGAACATAAAGATCAAAACCTGAAATTTTATGAACGAATTGAATTTCTAGGAGACGCGGTTTTACAATTAGTTGTCTCGGAGTACATTTTCAAGCGTTATGAAAGATTGCCACAAGGTCGACTAACTAGATTAAGGGCTGCCATGGTTAACGAAAAAAGTTTCAGTACTTTTGCCAGGGAATGTCACTTTAATGAGTACATTCGGCTCGGAAAAGGTGAGGAACGCGCTAACGCTAGAAATCGAGACTCACTACTTTGTGATATCTTTGAGTCTTTTGTTGGGGCTCTTTATCTTGATCAAGGTAAAGCTGCGGTTGAGAAGTTTTGTCACCAAGTGATTTTTCCAAAATTAGATTCGGGAATGTTTGATGAATTCTTCGACCATAAGACTGAGCTACAAGAAGTTGCCCAGGAAGATGGTCCTGTAGACATCGATTATGATCTAGTTGAGGAATTTGGCCCTGCCAATGACAGAATGTTTAGGGTCAAGGTGTCTATCGAAGATAAGGAGTTTGGAATCGGCGAAGGCCATTCTAAAAAGGAAGCTGAACAAAAGGCAGCTCAGCAAGCTCTAAAGCATTTTGACACCACCAACATGAAT